The genomic DNA CGACGGTTTCGAGGCCGTCTGGCGTCTGCTGGTCGAAGCCGGCCTGAGACCGCAGGAGCTCTACCGCAGTTGCGGCGACGATTTCGTTTCGTTGGAACTGCCGGAATGAAGCCTTTTTGCTTGACAGGTGGGGGCTTCCGTCTCTATTATCTCAATCTTTGTAAAAATGCTGATTTTGCGGCCAAAGGGCGATGTTCGATAATCTGACGGAAAAATTCGAGGCCGTCTTCAAGAAGCTGCGCGGCCACGGCCGGCTGACCGAGGAGAATATCCAGGAGGCCCTGCGCGAGGTCCGCCTGGTGCTGCTCGAGGCGGACGTCAACTTCCGCGTGGTGAAGGATTTTGTCGCTGCGGTGCGGGAGCGGGCCATCGGGCAGGATGTGCTCAAGAGCCTGACCCCGGCGCAGCAGGTGATCAAGATCGTCCGCGAGGAGCTGGCGCGGCTGATGGGGGAGGGGGAGGAGAACGACCTCGACCTTGCGGCCCGGCCGCCGGTGCCGGTGATGCTCTGCGGCCTGCAGGGCGCCGGCAAGACGACCACCTGCGGCAAGCTGGCGCTGTATCTGCGGCGGCAGAAGCGCAATCCGTTGCTGGTGCCGGCCGATATCTACCGTCCGGCCGCCATCGAACAGCTCAAGACCGTCGGCCGTCAGCTCGGCATCGAAGTCTTCGACAGCCAGCCAGGCGAGGATCCGGTGCGTATCTGCGAGCAGGCGCGCGAATACGCCGCCCTGAACGGATTCGACACCCTGATCCTCGATACTGCCGGCCGGTTGCACATCGACGAAGAGCTGATGGGCGAGCTGGTCCGCATCCGCGACTCTCTCGAACCGCGGGAGATTCTGTTCGTCGCCGATGCCATGACCGGCCAGGACGCGGTGACCGTCGCCGACAGCTTCAACCAGCAGCTCGACGTCACCGGGGTGATCCTGACCAAGCTCGACGGTGACGCCCGCGGCGGCGCCGCGCTTTCGATCCGGGCGGTGACCGGCAAGCCGATCAAGCTGGTCGGCCTCGGCGAGAAGATGGATGCCCTCGAGCGGTTCCATCCCGACCGGATGGCGCAGCGCATTCTCGGCATGGGCGATGTCCTGACCCTGATCGAGAAGGCGCAGGCCGCCGTCGAGGCGGAAGACGCCGCGAAGATGGAAGAGCAGCTGCGCAAGGAAGGCTTCACGCTCGAAACCTTTCGCGATCAGCTGCAGACCATCAAGAAGATGGGGTCGCTGGAGAGCCTGCTCAAGCTGATCCCCGGCGCCGGCAAGGCGATGAAGCAGATGCAGGGGATGCAGCTGCCGGACAAGGAGCTGAAGAAGATCGAGGCGATCATCAACTCGATGACCCGGCAGGAGCGGCGGAACCACCGTCTGCTCAACGGGTCGCGCCGGCTGCGCATCGCCCGTGGCAGCGGTACCACGGTGCAGGATGTCAATCAGCTCATCAAGCGCTTCACCGAGGCGCAGAAGATGATGAAGAAGATGCAGAAGCTCGGCCCCAAAGGGCTCAAGGGAATGATGCGCGGCATGCCTTTCTGACGAATGGCGAAAACGCCGGCGCGAATGTTCGGGACAAAGAAGAGACAAATCGACAGCAGGTGCTAAGATAATCAACAAGAAGGATATCCAGGAGGATAGCAACATGGCAGTAAAAATCAGGCTGGCCCGCGGCGGCGCCAAGAAGAAGCCGTTCTACCAGGTCGTCGTTGCCGATGAGCGTTTCCCGCGTGACGGTCGTTTCATCGCCAAGCTGGGCCAGTATGACCCGAAAGTCGATCCACCCATGGTCAATCTGAAGGAAGACCTGACCCTGGAATGGCTGCGCAAAGGGGCCCAGCCGACCGATACCGTGCGCAGTCTGCTGCGCGGCAGCGGCATCTGGGCCAAGTTCAAGGAGCAGCAACAAGGGGCTTGAACCTGAATCCGGGAGCTCTCACTGGCGGATAGCACAAGTCATTGACCTGTCTGAGCGTGTCAAAAATCACCGGTGAACCTATGGGTGCACCTGAGATTTTCGACAAGCTCTTTCAAGCCAAGTACTTGCACTCTCCATCCAGCAAGCATGAACTCACGGATCCAGGTTGTGATTCCGAGGGTTGACCTGAAACAGTGAGCCATTGCCGGCGGAAGACGCGAGTTGACCGGCCAGTACTCTTCCGCCCGGCATGACCTCACCGATTCAGGTTGGAGGCCGGGCCAACCCAGACACCAAAGGACGGACCCCCATGAAAGAGCTGATCGAGTTCATCGCCAAGTCCCTGGTGGAAAACCCCGAGGCCATCACCATTTCCGAAGAGGAAGGTGAGGACGGCACCATCCTCATCAAGCTGGCCGCCGCCCAGGACGACATGGGTCGGATCATCGGCAAGCAGGGACGGACGGCCAAGGCCATGCGGACCCTGCTCAATGCCAAGGCCACCCGGGAAAACAAGCGGGCCTCGCTGCAGATCATGGAGTGATGGCGACGGAGAGTCAGCATCTGGCCCTGGTGGGCAAGGTGGTTGGCACCCATGGACTGCAGGGGGACCTGAAGGTCAGGTCCCATCCGGAAAATCAGAGCGCGCTGCTCGCCGCTACCTGCCTCTACCTGAGACAGGAGGATGGGGAGTTGTTGCGTCTGGTTCCGGTTCGCACCGGCGCCAGCCGGGGCAATCTGCTCTTTCGTTTCAGGGGATACGGACATATCAGCCGGGTCGAACATCTGGTCGGTTGCCAGGTGCTGGTCGATCCGGATGAACTGGAGCGGACCGAAGAAGAGATCTTCTGGTTCGAAATCGCAGGCTTCGAGGTCGTCGACCGGGAAAGGGGGCCGATCGGGCGCCTGGTCGACATGTTTCGCACCGCCGCGCACGGCATCTACGTGGTCGACGGTCCCTACGGGGAGGTGCTGATTCCGGCCATTCCCCAGTTCGTCGAGGGGCTGGACGCCGAGGCCCGGGTGCTGCGGGTCGACGTGCCGCCCGGACTCTATCCGGATGCGTGATGATATTTGATATCCTGACCCTCTTTCCCGAGATGTGCCGTTCGCCCTTCGCGGTCAGCATTCTCGGCAAGGCGATCGAAAAGGGTCTGATCGAGGTCCATGCCCACTTTCTCCGCGACTGGGCGGAGGGGCGTCACCTGGTCACCGACGATGCCCCCTACGGCGGTGGGGACGGCATGGTGATGAAGGTCGA from Geothermobacter ehrlichii includes the following:
- the ffh gene encoding signal recognition particle protein, producing MFDNLTEKFEAVFKKLRGHGRLTEENIQEALREVRLVLLEADVNFRVVKDFVAAVRERAIGQDVLKSLTPAQQVIKIVREELARLMGEGEENDLDLAARPPVPVMLCGLQGAGKTTTCGKLALYLRRQKRNPLLVPADIYRPAAIEQLKTVGRQLGIEVFDSQPGEDPVRICEQAREYAALNGFDTLILDTAGRLHIDEELMGELVRIRDSLEPREILFVADAMTGQDAVTVADSFNQQLDVTGVILTKLDGDARGGAALSIRAVTGKPIKLVGLGEKMDALERFHPDRMAQRILGMGDVLTLIEKAQAAVEAEDAAKMEEQLRKEGFTLETFRDQLQTIKKMGSLESLLKLIPGAGKAMKQMQGMQLPDKELKKIEAIINSMTRQERRNHRLLNGSRRLRIARGSGTTVQDVNQLIKRFTEAQKMMKKMQKLGPKGLKGMMRGMPF
- the rpsP gene encoding 30S ribosomal protein S16 translates to MAVKIRLARGGAKKKPFYQVVVADERFPRDGRFIAKLGQYDPKVDPPMVNLKEDLTLEWLRKGAQPTDTVRSLLRGSGIWAKFKEQQQGA
- a CDS encoding KH domain-containing protein, which gives rise to MKELIEFIAKSLVENPEAITISEEEGEDGTILIKLAAAQDDMGRIIGKQGRTAKAMRTLLNAKATRENKRASLQIME
- the rimM gene encoding ribosome maturation factor RimM (Essential for efficient processing of 16S rRNA) gives rise to the protein MATESQHLALVGKVVGTHGLQGDLKVRSHPENQSALLAATCLYLRQEDGELLRLVPVRTGASRGNLLFRFRGYGHISRVEHLVGCQVLVDPDELERTEEEIFWFEIAGFEVVDRERGPIGRLVDMFRTAAHGIYVVDGPYGEVLIPAIPQFVEGLDAEARVLRVDVPPGLYPDA